The following are encoded together in the Bicyclus anynana chromosome 2, ilBicAnyn1.1, whole genome shotgun sequence genome:
- the LOC112049860 gene encoding poly(U)-binding-splicing factor half pint, protein MEMLQAGAGAGGGYMGAPIYDLQQVGDVYSGPGAKWSTLAGLLGGGGARLAPDAADAVARAKKYAMEQSIKMVLMKQTLAHQQQQMATQRTQVQRQQALALMCRVYVGSISFELKEDTIRQAFLPFGPIKSINMSWDPVTQKHKGFAFVEYEIPEAAQLSLEQMNGVMLGGRNIKVVGRPSNMPQAQAVIDEIQEEAKRYNRIYVASVHPELTEDDIKNVFEAFGSIAHCQLAHGASQHKHKGYGFIEYGSLPAALEAIASMNLFDLGGQYLRVGRAITPPNALAGPPPPGAMPTAAAVAAAAATAKIQAMDAVASNAVALGLSKLSALGVPAAAALPTLAAALPLPPPPPAALPPPGVVIPRAPPDAPPDAPAVQQAALQRKLLDSSPDTLQQQESLSISGQSARHLVMQRLMRRRASRTLLLRNMVAADEVDEALHHEIQEECSKWGRVERLVIYNERQSEDDDPAHANVKIFVQFAEAEEAAAAAAALAGRYFGGRTVSAALYDQDLFDHGDLSA, encoded by the exons ATGGAAATG CTGcaggcgggcgcgggcgcgggcggcggctaCATGGGCGCGCCCATCTACGACCTGCAGCAGGTGGGCGACGTGTACTCGGGGCCCGGCGCCAAGTGGTCGACGCTGGCCGGCCTgctgggcggcggcggcgcgcgcctgGCGCCCGACGCGGCCGACGCGGTGGCGCGCGCCAAGAAGTACGCCATGGAGCAGAGCATCAAGATGGTGCTGATGAAGCAGACGCTGGCGCACCAGCAGCAGCAGATGGCCACGCAGCGCACGCAGGTGCAGCGGCAGCAGGCGCTGGCGCTCATGTGCAG GGTGTACGTGGGCTCCATCTCCTTCGAGCTGAAGGAGGACACCATCCGCCAGGCCTTCCTGCCCTTCGGCCCCATCAAGTCCATCAACATGTCGTGGGACCCGGTGACGCAGAAGCACAAGGGCTTCGCCTTCGTGGAGTACGAGATCCCCGAGGCGGCGCAGCTCAGCCTGGAGCAGATGAACGGCGTGATGCTGGGCGGGCGCAACATCAAGGTGGTGGGCCGGCCCTCCAACATGCCGCAGGCGCAGGCCGTCATCGACGAGATCCAGGAGGAGGCCAAGCGCTACAACCGCATCTACGTGGCGTCCGTGCACCCCGAGCTCACGGAGGACGACATCAAGAACGTGTTCGAGGCCTTCGGCAGCATCGCGCACTGCCAGCTCGCGCACGGCGCCAGCCAGCACAAGCACAAGGGCTACGGGTTCATCGAGTACGGCTCGCTGCCCGCCGCGCTCGAGGCCATCGCCTCCATGAACCTGTTCGACCTGGGCGGCCAGTACCTGCGCGTGGGCCGCGCCATCACGCCGCCCAACGCGCTGGCCGGCCCGCCGCCGCCCGGCGCCATGCCCACCGCCGCCGCCgtggccgccgccgccgccacggCCAAGATCCAGGCCATGGACGCCGTCGCCAGCAACGCCGTGGCGCTCGGCCTCAGCAAGCTGTCGGCGCTGGGCGTGCCGGCCGCCGCCGCGCTGCCGACGCTGGCCGCCGCGCTGCcgctgccgccgccgccgcccgccgcgctgcCGCCGCCCGGCGTGGTGatcccgcgcgcgccgcccgacgCGCCGCCCGACGCGCCGGCCGTGCAGCAGGCGGCGCTGCAGCGCAAGCTGCTGGACAGCTCGCCCGACACGCTGCAGCAGCAGGAGTCGCTGAGCATCTCGGGGCAGTCGGCGCGCCACCTGGTCATGCAGCGGCTCATGCGGCGGCGCGCATCGCGCACACTGCTGCTGCGCAACATGGTGGCGGCTGACGAGGTGGACGAGGCGCTGCACCACGAGATCCAGGAGGAGTGCAGCAAGTGGGGCCGCGTGGAGCGCCTCGTCATCTACAACGAGCGCCAGAGCGAGGACGACGACCCCGCGCACGCCAACGTCAAGATCTTCGTGCAGTTCGCGGAGGCCGaggaggcggcggcggcggcggcggcgctggcggGCCGCTACTTCGGCGGGCGCACCGTGAGCGCCGCGCTCTACGACCAGGACCTGTTCGACCACGGCGACCTGTCGGCCTAG